The proteins below are encoded in one region of Tessaracoccus aquimaris:
- a CDS encoding TrkA C-terminal domain-containing protein, with translation MVVVTLGAAFGVIPFGPLRFGAAGALFVGLTLGALEPSLGEGLGLISNLGLALFVYTVGIAAGETFFSDLRKQMPLMGLGLAVIAVVTIIAVAMGGSLGLGDDLVAGVLAGALTATPALAAATEATGSADAGVGYSLAYPVGVVLSIIVVALVVHRRWPGKKDPVPTTAEGLVAESVLVDRRAALREVPGWSDESIKMSYLARQGRTRVLAPGEELLPSDEVLVVGAPSAVRAAARYLGHPLDRELTDDREAVDFRRFVVSSPSVAGRSVSQLNLPGRFGAVITRVRRGDSDLLARDGLVLQLGDRVLAVAPQSELATLGDYLGDSERKISEVDAIALGLGIVLGLLLGSVSIAMPGGMTFSLGPAAGPLVVGMLLGAVHRTGPLIWDIPLSANLTIRQLGLLLFLAAVGLSSGPAFAAQALTATGLRAGAVAAVLVLVSAALLLGGARLLGLSAPRAAGGFAGFVGQPAILAFAVDKGRDERIESGYAALFALAIIGKIVAVQVIAAVM, from the coding sequence ATGGTGGTGGTCACCCTGGGTGCCGCCTTCGGCGTGATCCCCTTCGGTCCGCTGCGCTTCGGGGCCGCGGGCGCGCTCTTCGTCGGGCTGACCCTCGGCGCCCTCGAGCCGAGCCTGGGGGAGGGCCTCGGGCTGATCTCCAACCTCGGCCTTGCGCTGTTCGTCTACACCGTCGGCATCGCGGCGGGGGAGACGTTCTTCTCTGACCTGCGCAAGCAGATGCCGCTGATGGGGTTGGGTCTCGCGGTGATCGCCGTCGTGACGATCATCGCCGTCGCGATGGGCGGATCGCTCGGCCTCGGCGACGACCTGGTGGCGGGAGTCCTGGCTGGTGCGTTGACGGCGACGCCCGCGCTTGCGGCCGCCACCGAGGCGACGGGAAGCGCCGACGCGGGCGTCGGCTACTCGCTCGCCTACCCCGTCGGCGTGGTGCTGTCGATCATCGTGGTGGCGCTGGTCGTGCACCGCCGCTGGCCGGGGAAGAAGGACCCGGTGCCGACCACGGCGGAGGGCCTGGTGGCCGAGTCGGTCCTCGTCGACCGGCGCGCCGCGCTGCGCGAGGTGCCGGGCTGGTCCGACGAGTCGATCAAGATGAGCTACCTCGCACGGCAGGGCCGGACCCGGGTGCTCGCTCCTGGGGAGGAGTTGTTGCCCTCAGACGAGGTTCTCGTGGTCGGCGCACCTTCGGCCGTGCGAGCCGCGGCGCGGTACCTCGGCCACCCGCTCGACCGGGAACTCACCGACGATCGCGAGGCCGTCGATTTCCGCCGCTTCGTCGTGTCCTCGCCGTCGGTCGCGGGCCGCAGCGTGTCGCAACTCAACCTGCCCGGCCGCTTCGGCGCGGTCATCACGCGCGTGCGGCGCGGCGACTCGGATCTGCTCGCCAGGGACGGCCTGGTGCTCCAGTTGGGCGACCGGGTGCTGGCCGTCGCGCCGCAGAGCGAACTTGCCACCCTCGGGGACTACCTCGGCGATTCGGAGCGCAAGATCTCGGAGGTCGACGCCATCGCGCTCGGCCTCGGGATCGTTCTCGGGCTGCTGCTCGGATCGGTCAGCATCGCGATGCCGGGCGGCATGACGTTCTCCCTCGGCCCCGCCGCGGGCCCGCTCGTGGTCGGCATGCTGCTCGGCGCCGTGCACCGCACCGGTCCGCTGATCTGGGACATCCCGCTGTCTGCCAACCTCACCATCCGCCAGCTCGGGCTACTGCTGTTCCTGGCCGCCGTCGGGCTGTCCTCGGGGCCGGCGTTCGCGGCGCAGGCCCTGACGGCGACCGGGCTCCGGGCAGGTGCGGTCGCAGCGGTGCTGGTGCTCGTCTCAGCGGCACTGCTGCTGGGAGGCGCGAGGCTGCTCGGCCTCAGCGCCCCACGCGCCGCGGGTGGTTTCGCAGGGTTCGTCGGCCAGCCCGCCATCCTGGCCTTCGCCGTCGACAAGGGTCGCGACGAGCGCATCGAATCGGGCTACGCCGCCCTGTTCGCCTTGGCGATCATCGGAAAGATCGTCGCCGTGCAGGTCATCGCAGCGGTCATGTGA
- a CDS encoding PQQ-binding-like beta-propeller repeat protein yields the protein MKETYTTEVDAWYGSASDGSLWYLARTDDEQYPRLSKLRSHDPADAAWTTELATMPFMVRDTMVDVHGGHAFVTEAVTGNVFRLPSNTLQRSPEAIAALTLSDGTIPDWSRNVSLTWFDDVIVTASTEGTVTGLGEDGGTRWEASGQRALNLNGALIVSTPTSVSRLDPATGGVIWEAEVEKAEQFAVIGGDLAVVGYDEQGLAESSGAGLVTFLDVGTGKQRSELEVVLQTFPATWRGEDQLLLSTRQGEAEKLWAISPDGKVNYTYTTEEEMIFADAAGSLFAISKETITRLR from the coding sequence GTGAAGGAGACCTACACCACCGAGGTCGACGCGTGGTACGGCAGTGCCTCCGACGGGAGCCTCTGGTACCTGGCCCGCACGGATGACGAGCAGTACCCCAGACTGTCGAAACTCCGGTCGCACGACCCGGCCGACGCCGCCTGGACGACCGAGTTGGCCACGATGCCGTTCATGGTCCGCGACACCATGGTCGACGTGCACGGCGGGCACGCGTTCGTCACGGAGGCCGTAACCGGCAACGTGTTCCGGCTACCGTCGAACACCCTCCAGAGGTCCCCCGAGGCGATCGCCGCGCTGACGCTGAGCGACGGCACGATCCCGGACTGGTCCCGCAACGTCTCCCTGACGTGGTTCGACGACGTGATCGTGACCGCCTCCACTGAGGGCACCGTCACCGGCCTCGGCGAGGACGGCGGCACCCGGTGGGAGGCGTCAGGGCAGCGGGCGCTGAACCTCAACGGCGCTCTGATCGTGTCGACGCCGACGAGCGTGTCCCGCCTCGACCCCGCCACCGGTGGCGTGATCTGGGAGGCCGAGGTGGAGAAGGCCGAACAGTTCGCCGTCATCGGGGGCGACCTCGCCGTGGTCGGCTACGACGAGCAGGGCCTGGCCGAGTCCTCCGGCGCCGGACTCGTCACCTTCCTGGACGTGGGGACAGGTAAGCAGCGCTCGGAACTCGAGGTCGTCCTCCAGACCTTCCCCGCGACCTGGCGCGGCGAGGACCAGTTGCTTCTCTCGACCCGGCAGGGCGAGGCCGAGAAACTCTGGGCGATCAGCCCCGACGGGAAGGTGAACTACACCTACACCACAGAGGAGGAGATGATCTTCGCCGACGCCGCGGGCTCCCTCTTCGCCATCTCGAAGGAGACCATCACCCGCCTCCGCTAG